From the Pomacea canaliculata isolate SZHN2017 linkage group LG4, ASM307304v1, whole genome shotgun sequence genome, one window contains:
- the LOC112563140 gene encoding 4-hydroxyphenylpyruvate dioxygenase-like: protein MTSYTDKGPKPESGSFVGFDHITFWVGNAKQAASHYCVRLGFSPFMYKGLETGSRQVAAHVVKQNKIIFVFQSMLEPNNPAEIGDFLAKHGDAVKDVAFEVKDLEAIVEHAVARGAQVVAAPWEESDEHGTIRMARVQTYGDTTHTLIDRSGYTGPFLPGYKAAPYKDCLAQLLPETGLQVVDHIVGNQPDLAMNDVVNWYERTLLFHRFWSVDDSQIHTEFSSLRSIVVTNYEETIKMPINEPAPGKRKSQIQEYVDYNGGAGVQHIAMKTDNIIDTLTKLKERGQHFLEVPDTYYKTLREKLKTSKVKIQEDLDELQRLRILIDYDDHGYLLQIFTKNMQDRPTLFLEVIQRRNHSGFGAGNFKSLFEAIEMDQAERGNL, encoded by the exons GCAGCATCCCACTACTGTGTGCGGCTGGGCTTTTCCCCCTTTATGTATAAAGGCTTGGAAACAGGAAGTCGCCAAGTGGCTGCACATGTTGTGAAACAGAATAAG ATCATCTTTGTGTTCCAGTCTATGCTGGAACCTAATAACCCTGCAG aaatagGAGATTTCTTGGCAAAGCATGGTGATGCTGTGAAAGATGTTGCATTTGAAGTTAAAGACCTGGAAGCAATTGTTGAG CATGCAGTTGCACGAGGTGCACAGGTAGTGGCGGCACCATGGGAGGAGAGTGATGAGCATGGAACAATAAGAATGGCACGTGTTCAGACCTATGGGGACACAACTCACACCCTTATCGACCGGTCTGGCTACACTGGGCCTTTCTTGCCAGGCTACAAGGCTGCACCATACAAAGACTGTCTTGCTCAGTTGTT GCCAGAAACTGGTCTTCAAGTTGTGGACCATATTGTGGGCAACCAACCTGACCTGGCTATGAATGATGTTGTAAACTG GTATGAAAGAACACTTTTATTTCACCGATTCTGGTCCGTGGATGACAGCCAGATTCACACTGAATTCTCATCATTGCGCTCAATAGTGGTGACCAACTATGAGGAGACCATCAAGATGCCTATCAATGAGCCTGCACCTGGCAAACGCAAGAGCCAGATTCAG GAATATGTTGACTACAATGGGGGAGCTGGGGTTCAGCATATTGCTATGAAAACTGATAACATCATTGATACG CTCACCAAACTGAAGGAAAGGGGACAGCATTTCTTAGAAGTCCCAGACACCTACTACAAGACACTGCGAGAAAAACTCAAGACATCCAAGGTCAAGATCCAGGAAGATTTGGATGAG ctGCAGCGCCTGAGGATCTTGATTGACTATGATGACCATGGCTACCTTCTGCAGATTTTCACCAAAAACATGCAGGATCGCCCCACCCTCTTCCTGGAAGTCATTCAGCGCCGCAATCACTCT ggCTTTGGTGCTGGGAACTTCAAGTCTCTCTTTGAGGCTATAGAGATGGACCAGGCAGAGCGTGGCAACCTGTAG